From the genome of Hymenobacter sp. PAMC 26628, one region includes:
- a CDS encoding glycoside hydrolase family 2 protein, whose amino-acid sequence MTYRLPFCLLCALLLHLPLWAQTRRELNSGWQCLPAAKAGADGLVLSQPSYVLAGWAPAVVPGTVLTTQLANKQVPDPFYGMNNKRIPDIYTTGRDYYTYWFVKDFAEAPVAGQEQVWLHLRGVNYSCEVYLNGQKINKQTHHGMFLRQAYNVTPYLARNGQNRLAVIVYPADPVGNPNGGQGGDGRIAKSVATQYTAGWDWIQPIRDRNTGIWDKVTLERTGAVNLKNPHVVTRVPGVHLPAGPQAPATVQVSAELENPTAKAVAGALTYTLDGHTVSQPVSIPARTIKVVSLKNLSLPNPKLWWPNGYGAQPLYPLKMQFIIGGKTVSDAETMEVGVREIQTQWNPKTQSRQVLVNGQKVFIKGGNWIISDAMLRFTDARYDAEIRFHRDMNLNLIRIWGGALVERPAFYAACDKYGLLVIQDFWMSGDANGRWLDPQKADDQWTRRQYPDDHRLFINSAADQVKMVRNHASLAMWCGGNEITPPKDIFTALADSILPKLDGTRWFIPYSNSDSLSYNRLGGNGDGPYGIQDPRSFWGVRTYPFNSEVGSVGVGDYESLERFIPKANLVAPQWNPAHRPAETVDSVWNYHLYISYENHLLPYGAPKDVRDFALKAQLVNYNQYRALMEGFSAHMWEWYTGTIIWKTQNPWTSMRGQMYDYYLDPNACLYGLRSGSAPLHPMYNPVDSMVMIANNSFAVQRDLMLVVDAYDLAGKKTNITQVIVEINPSMAKSYLPIGPVVRRLGKQQGMFLSLQLQDLNKKVVSSNFYWLPDAKGEYSGLKSMAKTTVKVAAKQLAKNKISVTLTNPANAPVAFFNRLALVNPSTQQRLLPVFYSDNYVSVLPGESTTVVMDYTPGGPTPLVSVEGWNVEKQLLPVAAN is encoded by the coding sequence ATGACTTACCGCTTGCCATTTTGCCTGTTGTGCGCGCTGCTCCTCCACCTGCCGCTGTGGGCCCAAACCCGGCGCGAACTCAACTCGGGCTGGCAGTGCTTGCCCGCCGCGAAGGCCGGCGCCGACGGGCTGGTGCTTTCGCAGCCTTCGTACGTGCTGGCGGGGTGGGCCCCGGCCGTGGTACCCGGCACCGTGTTGACGACCCAACTCGCTAATAAACAGGTGCCTGACCCGTTCTACGGGATGAACAACAAGCGCATCCCGGATATTTACACCACCGGCCGCGACTACTACACTTACTGGTTCGTGAAGGACTTCGCGGAGGCACCGGTGGCCGGCCAGGAGCAGGTTTGGCTGCACTTGCGGGGCGTGAATTACAGCTGCGAGGTGTATCTGAACGGCCAGAAAATCAACAAGCAGACCCACCACGGCATGTTTCTGCGCCAGGCCTACAACGTGACGCCCTACCTGGCCCGCAACGGCCAGAACCGCCTGGCCGTCATCGTGTACCCCGCCGACCCGGTGGGCAACCCCAACGGCGGCCAGGGCGGCGACGGCCGCATTGCCAAGAGCGTGGCCACCCAGTACACGGCCGGTTGGGACTGGATTCAGCCCATCCGGGACCGCAACACCGGCATCTGGGACAAGGTGACGCTGGAGCGCACCGGGGCCGTCAACCTGAAAAACCCGCACGTGGTGACCCGCGTGCCCGGGGTGCACCTCCCCGCGGGGCCCCAGGCGCCGGCCACGGTGCAGGTATCGGCCGAGCTGGAAAACCCCACGGCCAAGGCCGTGGCGGGGGCCCTGACTTACACCCTGGACGGCCACACCGTGTCGCAGCCGGTGAGCATTCCGGCGCGCACCATCAAGGTGGTCAGCCTTAAGAACCTGAGCCTGCCCAACCCCAAGCTGTGGTGGCCCAACGGCTACGGGGCCCAGCCCCTGTACCCGCTGAAAATGCAGTTCATCATCGGCGGCAAAACCGTGTCTGACGCGGAAACCATGGAGGTGGGCGTGCGCGAAATCCAAACCCAGTGGAACCCCAAAACCCAGAGCCGGCAGGTGCTGGTGAACGGCCAGAAGGTGTTCATCAAGGGCGGCAACTGGATTATTTCGGACGCCATGCTCCGGTTTACGGACGCGCGCTACGACGCCGAAATCCGGTTTCACCGCGACATGAACCTGAACCTGATTCGGATTTGGGGCGGGGCCCTGGTGGAGCGGCCCGCGTTTTACGCGGCCTGCGACAAGTACGGCCTGCTCGTCATCCAGGACTTTTGGATGTCGGGCGACGCCAACGGCCGCTGGCTGGACCCCCAAAAGGCGGACGACCAGTGGACGCGCCGGCAGTACCCCGACGACCACCGGCTGTTCATCAACTCGGCCGCCGACCAGGTAAAAATGGTGCGCAACCACGCCTCGCTGGCCATGTGGTGCGGCGGCAACGAAATCACCCCGCCGAAGGACATTTTCACGGCGCTGGCCGATTCCATCCTGCCAAAGCTGGACGGCACGCGCTGGTTCATTCCGTATTCCAACTCCGATAGCCTGTCGTACAACCGATTGGGCGGCAACGGCGACGGGCCCTACGGCATCCAGGACCCGCGCAGCTTCTGGGGCGTGCGCACGTACCCGTTCAACTCCGAGGTGGGCTCGGTGGGCGTGGGCGACTACGAATCGCTGGAGCGGTTCATTCCCAAGGCCAACCTGGTGGCGCCCCAGTGGAACCCCGCCCACCGGCCCGCCGAAACGGTCGACTCGGTGTGGAACTACCACCTCTACATCAGCTACGAAAACCACCTGCTGCCTTATGGGGCCCCAAAGGACGTGCGGGATTTTGCCCTTAAAGCCCAGCTCGTCAACTACAACCAGTACCGGGCCCTGATGGAAGGCTTCAGCGCGCACATGTGGGAATGGTACACGGGCACCATCATCTGGAAAACGCAGAACCCCTGGACGTCGATGCGCGGCCAGATGTACGACTACTACCTCGACCCCAACGCCTGCCTCTACGGCCTGCGCAGCGGCAGCGCGCCACTGCACCCCATGTACAACCCCGTGGACAGCATGGTGATGATTGCCAACAACTCGTTTGCCGTGCAGCGCGACCTGATGCTGGTGGTGGACGCCTACGACCTGGCCGGCAAGAAGACCAACATCACGCAGGTCATCGTGGAGATTAATCCGTCGATGGCCAAAAGCTACCTGCCCATCGGCCCGGTGGTGCGGCGGTTGGGCAAGCAGCAGGGAATGTTCCTCTCGCTCCAATTGCAAGACCTGAACAAGAAGGTCGTCAGCAGTAACTTCTACTGGCTGCCCGATGCGAAAGGCGAGTATTCGGGGCTGAAAAGCATGGCCAAAACCACCGTCAAAGTAGCCGCCAAGCAACTGGCCAAGAACAAAATATCCGTAACGCTGACCAACCCGGCCAACGCCCCGGTGGCCTTCTTCAACCGCCTGGCGCTGGTGAACCCCAGCACGCAGCAGCGCCTGCTGCCCGTGTTTTACAGCGATAACTATGTATCGGTGCTGCCCGGCGAAAGCACCACCGTAGTAATGGATTATACCCCCGGGGGCCCCACGCCCCTGGTGTCGGTAGAGGGCTGGAACGTGGAAAAGCAGTTGCTGCCCGTGGCGGCTAATTAA
- a CDS encoding glycoside hydrolase family 3 N-terminal domain-containing protein translates to MLKRILFGLSIASAGPARAQTAGPPLYKNANAPTEARVQDLLGRMTREEKVGQLSTLLGWEMYQKQGPQVAISPAYREAVDARHTGMLWATLRADPWTQKTLKTGLDPALAAEATNALQRYAVEHTRLGIPLLLAEECPHGHMAIGTTVFPTSIGQSSTWDPALIEQMGAAIAAEARAQGAHVGHGPVLDLAREPRWSRVEETYGEDPVLNSQMGVAMVRGFQGPGPVGGPHIIATLKHFTAYGVPEGGHNGGSIGTGPRELYQSFLPPFRAAVKAGALSVMTAYNSVDGVPCSANAFLLTDLLRKQWGFQGFTVSDLDSISGLVGGHRVAATPAAAAINAGLDTDLSGYGYDKELLAAVNDGVVSGEVLDRAVGRLLRQKFEMGLFENPYVAVKKAAKQVKTAAHVQLARRVAQESVVLLKNERDLLPLSKTLKTITVIGPNADNIYNQLGDYTAPQPTDNVVTVLEGIRSKVSAATRVAYVKGCAIRDTTSADIAGAVAAARGAQVAVVVVGGSSARDFKTEYQSTGAATVTAAAGGQLVSDMESGEGYDRATLDLLGKQLQLVQALAATGTPVVVVLIKGRPLNLNWLAAHVPAALDAGYPGQEGGNAVADVLFGDVNPAGRRPISVPKSVGQLPVYYNYKTPARHDYVELDAKPLYSFGYGLSYAKFAYSDLRTDVVESAGTVQVKVSFKVKNTSARSGDEVAQLYLNDNVSSTVTPAKQLKKFQRFALRAGEEKTVTFALGPDELMLLDPKMNWVVEPGTFTALVGAASDDIRLKADFPVRQALTVPVGQ, encoded by the coding sequence ATGCTTAAGCGAATTCTTTTCGGACTGAGCATTGCCAGCGCCGGGCCCGCCCGGGCGCAAACTGCCGGCCCGCCGCTCTACAAAAACGCCAATGCCCCCACCGAGGCCCGGGTGCAGGACCTGCTGGGCCGGATGACGCGGGAAGAGAAAGTGGGCCAGCTCTCGACCCTGCTGGGCTGGGAAATGTACCAGAAGCAGGGCCCCCAAGTAGCCATCAGCCCGGCGTACCGGGAGGCCGTGGACGCGCGCCACACCGGCATGCTGTGGGCCACGCTGCGCGCCGACCCGTGGACCCAGAAAACGCTCAAAACCGGCCTCGACCCGGCCCTGGCCGCCGAGGCCACCAACGCCTTGCAGCGCTACGCCGTGGAGCACACGCGGCTGGGCATCCCACTGCTGCTGGCCGAGGAGTGCCCGCACGGCCACATGGCCATCGGCACCACGGTGTTCCCCACCTCCATCGGCCAAAGCAGCACCTGGGACCCCGCCCTGATCGAGCAGATGGGCGCCGCCATTGCCGCCGAGGCCCGCGCCCAGGGGGCCCACGTGGGCCACGGCCCGGTGCTGGACCTGGCCCGCGAGCCACGCTGGTCGCGGGTGGAGGAAACCTACGGCGAAGACCCCGTGCTGAACAGCCAGATGGGCGTGGCCATGGTGCGCGGCTTCCAGGGCCCCGGCCCGGTGGGTGGGCCCCACATCATCGCCACGCTCAAGCACTTCACGGCCTACGGCGTGCCCGAGGGCGGGCACAACGGGGGCAGCATCGGCACGGGGCCCCGCGAGCTGTACCAGAGCTTTTTGCCGCCGTTCCGGGCCGCCGTCAAGGCGGGGGCCCTGTCGGTGATGACGGCCTACAACTCCGTGGACGGCGTGCCGTGCTCGGCCAACGCGTTCTTGCTAACGGACTTATTGCGCAAGCAGTGGGGCTTCCAGGGTTTCACGGTGTCGGACCTGGACAGCATTTCGGGGCTGGTGGGCGGGCACCGCGTGGCGGCCACCCCGGCGGCGGCGGCCATCAACGCCGGCCTCGACACCGACCTCAGTGGCTACGGCTACGATAAGGAGCTGCTGGCGGCGGTGAACGACGGGGTGGTATCGGGCGAGGTGCTGGACCGGGCCGTGGGCCGGCTGCTACGGCAGAAGTTCGAAATGGGCCTATTTGAAAACCCCTACGTGGCGGTGAAAAAAGCGGCCAAGCAGGTAAAAACCGCCGCCCACGTGCAGCTGGCGCGCCGCGTGGCGCAGGAGTCGGTGGTGCTGCTGAAGAACGAGCGCGACCTGCTGCCACTCAGCAAAACCCTGAAAACTATTACCGTTATCGGCCCCAACGCCGACAATATTTACAACCAGCTGGGCGACTACACCGCGCCCCAGCCGACGGACAACGTCGTGACGGTGCTGGAAGGCATCCGGTCCAAGGTATCGGCCGCAACGAGAGTAGCTTACGTGAAAGGCTGCGCCATCCGCGACACCACGAGCGCCGACATTGCCGGCGCCGTGGCGGCAGCCCGGGGAGCCCAGGTGGCGGTGGTGGTGGTGGGCGGCTCCAGCGCCCGCGACTTCAAAACCGAGTACCAGAGCACCGGCGCGGCCACCGTCACGGCTGCCGCGGGCGGCCAGCTCGTCAGCGACATGGAGAGCGGCGAGGGCTACGACCGGGCCACGCTGGATTTGCTGGGCAAGCAGCTGCAGCTGGTGCAGGCCTTGGCGGCCACCGGTACGCCGGTAGTGGTGGTGCTCATCAAGGGCCGGCCGCTGAACCTGAATTGGTTGGCGGCCCACGTGCCCGCCGCGCTCGATGCCGGGTACCCGGGCCAGGAAGGAGGAAACGCCGTGGCCGACGTGCTGTTTGGCGACGTGAACCCCGCCGGGCGCCGGCCGATTTCAGTGCCCAAAAGCGTGGGCCAGCTGCCGGTGTACTACAATTACAAAACCCCGGCCCGGCACGACTACGTGGAGCTGGACGCCAAGCCGCTCTACAGCTTCGGCTACGGGCTGAGCTACGCCAAATTCGCCTACTCCGACCTGCGCACCGACGTGGTGGAAAGCGCGGGCACCGTGCAGGTTAAGGTCAGCTTCAAGGTGAAAAACACCAGCGCCCGGTCCGGCGATGAGGTGGCCCAGCTGTATTTAAACGACAACGTCAGCTCAACGGTGACGCCTGCCAAGCAGCTCAAGAAATTCCAGCGCTTCGCGCTACGGGCCGGCGAAGAAAAGACCGTAACCTTCGCCCTGGGCCCCGACGAGCTGATGCTGCTGGACCCGAAAATGAACTGGGTGGTGGAGCCCGGCACCTTTACCGCCCTGGTGGGCGCCGCGTCGGACGACATCCGGCTGAAAGCGGATTTCCCGGTTCGGCAAGCTCTCACCGTGCCAGTTGGTCAATAA
- a CDS encoding SusD/RagB family nutrient-binding outer membrane lipoprotein: protein MKSLFSKPGALALGALLLASGCTDRFTEINTNPTTYSQTNFDGNYLLAQEQLTYTGSTDFAFETWRGNLIYCATMMQGMSTVISYWAGDKYLLNEGYTGAYWERAYSEQVKPATDLVVFTAGKDQYKNLHQIARIMRALIMERITDLYGDAPYTQAGQGYYQGIITPAYDPQMAIYNDLIKEVTEASAALDPNADIPSGDVYYKGNIAQWQRFSNTLLLRLGMRLSKVDPAKAQQIAAQVQGKTMTSDADNAYVLFDVAGGRATQNRNSQVLLGDGGQEHYYVKWSKTFIDYLQTNNDPRLSKIAATQLYLSDGNKTQNANFVTTAAVQKGLPNGRDLSGRPAYDVSTAPGYTTFPDYSSPNPGMTKRTGPAFILTYAESELLLADAAQRFSLTTGGSAASHYSAGVTAAMTYLSQYDATMAVAPADIATYLAAHPYAAAQGLEQINTQYWALTNTMLDFYESWSNWRRTGFPVLTPVVYPGNATNGTIPRRFPYPLSEITSNPNNYATAKAAVNGGDFLTGRVYWDK from the coding sequence ATGAAAAGTCTGTTCTCAAAACCAGGGGCCCTGGCCCTGGGGGCCCTGCTGCTGGCCAGCGGCTGCACCGACCGGTTCACCGAAATCAACACCAACCCCACCACCTACAGCCAAACCAACTTCGACGGCAACTACTTGCTGGCGCAGGAGCAGCTGACGTATACCGGCAGCACCGACTTTGCCTTCGAAACCTGGCGCGGCAACCTCATTTACTGCGCCACCATGATGCAGGGAATGTCCACGGTGATCAGCTACTGGGCCGGCGACAAGTACTTGCTCAACGAAGGCTACACCGGCGCTTACTGGGAGCGCGCCTACTCCGAGCAGGTGAAGCCCGCCACCGACTTGGTGGTTTTCACCGCTGGCAAAGACCAGTACAAAAACCTGCACCAAATTGCCCGCATCATGCGCGCGCTCATCATGGAGCGCATTACGGACCTCTACGGCGACGCGCCCTATACCCAAGCGGGCCAGGGCTATTACCAGGGCATCATCACGCCCGCGTACGACCCGCAGATGGCCATTTACAACGACCTGATCAAGGAAGTGACCGAGGCCTCGGCGGCGCTTGACCCCAACGCCGACATTCCTTCGGGCGACGTGTACTACAAGGGCAACATTGCGCAGTGGCAGCGCTTCAGCAATACCTTGCTGCTGCGCCTGGGCATGCGCCTGAGCAAGGTAGACCCCGCCAAAGCCCAGCAGATTGCCGCCCAGGTGCAGGGCAAAACCATGACCAGCGACGCCGACAACGCCTACGTGCTATTTGACGTGGCCGGCGGCCGGGCCACCCAAAACCGCAACAGCCAGGTGCTGCTCGGCGACGGCGGGCAGGAGCACTACTACGTGAAGTGGTCGAAGACGTTTATCGACTACCTGCAAACCAACAACGACCCGCGCCTGTCAAAAATCGCGGCCACGCAGCTCTACCTCTCGGACGGCAACAAAACCCAGAACGCCAACTTCGTGACCACAGCGGCCGTGCAAAAAGGCCTGCCCAACGGCCGCGACCTGAGCGGGCGCCCGGCCTACGACGTGTCGACGGCGCCTGGCTACACCACCTTCCCCGACTACTCCTCGCCCAACCCGGGCATGACGAAGCGCACCGGCCCGGCGTTCATCCTCACCTACGCCGAATCGGAACTGCTGCTGGCCGATGCCGCCCAGCGCTTTAGCCTGACGACGGGGGGCAGCGCGGCTAGCCACTACAGCGCCGGCGTAACGGCCGCTATGACGTACCTGAGCCAGTACGACGCCACGATGGCCGTGGCCCCGGCCGACATCGCAACCTACCTGGCGGCCCACCCCTACGCGGCCGCCCAGGGCCTGGAACAGATTAACACCCAGTACTGGGCCCTGACCAACACCATGCTCGACTTCTACGAGTCGTGGAGCAACTGGCGCCGCACCGGCTTCCCGGTGCTTACCCCCGTGGTGTACCCCGGCAACGCTACCAACGGGACGATTCCGCGCCGCTTCCCCTACCCCCTCTCCGAGATTACCAGCAACCCCAACAACTACGCCACGGCCAAGGCTGCCGTGAACGGTGGCGACTTCCTCACCGGCCGCGTGTACTGGGACAAATAG
- a CDS encoding SusC/RagA family TonB-linked outer membrane protein, with protein MKNFTWFIFLLLLGLPGLVQAQTTTVTGKVTDAKGTSLPGVTVVVRGTRQGATTNAEGTYSIAAADTAALVFSSVGYNAQTVRVRSQSTINVSLTENTQALDEVVVTALNVSRERKTLGYSVTEIQGTSLTQARETNVANSLVGKVAGLNVNSTAGGPGSSSNVIIRGASSINQTNQPLYVINGIPVESQPSGGAGASIGNSGGQYDNAPDFGDPISNLNPDDIETISVLKGAAASALYGYRAKAGVILITTKSAKGNDGIELNSNYVAQRAFNLTDWQYEYGQGSTGIKPATATAAAQSGNSSWGARLDGTPVVQFDGTSRPYSAQKDNIKNFYRTGGALTNTLSFNKSFTGGSVRLSASDLANTAVVPNSRLDRQTFNLTGTFDPFKRLTIDARTNYILEQAKNRPVLSDGAGNANFNVAFLPTSLDVRDLQGPNGNGTLANGNELTFNTGNLYNTNPYFAANQFVSNTRRERMLSNLTARYNFDFGLFLQGRLGRDAYNDRITTVTPSGTAYRPSGSITEITNQFTDLNADVLAGKTFKVGEDFTFAPNVGASYRRTKQEGFQNFGNDFAVFGINQLSNTKTRSVAPIFYDLEVQSVYGSADFSYKDFLFLTGTVRRDWFSSLATPGVEGKDLGKTYPGVSGSFVFSELFKPAFLSFGKVRAGYSKVGQATGPFRTQLNYSLGSTTLNGVPYGGPSDSSIPNPNLKASEATELEVGTELAFLQNRLRLDLTFYKKNSTGEIVDAPSSITSGYSSAVLNAGRLENKGVEMLLTVLPVRSAKFTWTSSFNAAYNKSTVLSLAADQTQSVYATSRSGAGFLGQVVGKPFGQVLAYDYQYNTDGSIALAPSGVPARGNLTSYGTAYHPWTMGWSNDFTLGNINLGVLIDGKFGGKIFSTTDYYATIYGLRKETLVNREGNFGTAASPINAQTYYGTLADNVSKQFVQDASFIKLRQVTLGYSFPTKLFNNHVQRLTLSLVARNLFYFRRLTDNIDPEGSYNAFTQGLELGGVPPSRTFGLNLNAKI; from the coding sequence ATGAAAAACTTTACTTGGTTTATTTTTCTGCTCTTGCTGGGCTTGCCCGGCTTGGTACAGGCCCAAACGACGACGGTGACGGGCAAGGTGACTGACGCGAAAGGCACCTCCCTGCCGGGGGTGACGGTCGTCGTGCGGGGCACGCGCCAGGGCGCCACCACTAACGCGGAGGGCACGTACTCCATCGCAGCGGCCGACACGGCGGCGCTGGTGTTTTCGTCGGTGGGCTACAACGCGCAAACGGTGCGGGTGCGGTCACAATCGACTATTAACGTGTCGCTGACCGAAAACACCCAGGCGCTGGACGAGGTGGTGGTAACGGCCCTGAACGTGTCGCGCGAGCGCAAAACCCTGGGCTACTCGGTGACGGAAATCCAGGGCACCTCGCTGACCCAGGCCCGCGAAACCAACGTGGCCAACTCGCTGGTGGGGAAAGTGGCCGGCTTGAACGTGAACTCCACGGCCGGGGGCCCTGGCTCGTCAAGCAACGTCATCATCCGCGGCGCGTCGAGCATCAACCAAACCAACCAGCCGCTCTACGTCATCAACGGCATTCCGGTGGAGAGCCAGCCCAGCGGCGGGGCCGGGGCCAGCATCGGCAACAGCGGCGGGCAGTACGACAACGCGCCCGACTTTGGCGACCCCATCTCCAACCTGAACCCCGACGACATCGAGACGATTTCCGTGCTGAAGGGCGCGGCGGCCTCGGCCCTGTACGGCTACCGGGCCAAGGCGGGCGTTATCCTGATTACGACCAAGAGCGCCAAGGGCAACGACGGCATTGAGCTGAACAGCAACTACGTCGCCCAGCGCGCGTTCAACCTCACCGACTGGCAGTACGAGTACGGCCAGGGCAGCACCGGCATCAAGCCCGCCACGGCCACCGCGGCGGCGCAGTCGGGCAACTCCAGCTGGGGCGCGCGGCTCGACGGCACCCCCGTGGTGCAGTTTGACGGCACCTCGCGGCCCTACTCGGCGCAGAAAGACAACATCAAAAACTTTTACCGCACGGGCGGGGCCCTCACCAACACGCTCTCGTTCAACAAAAGCTTTACGGGCGGCTCGGTACGCCTCTCGGCCAGCGACCTGGCCAACACGGCGGTGGTGCCCAACTCGCGCCTCGACCGCCAGACGTTTAACCTGACGGGCACCTTCGACCCCTTCAAGCGCCTCACCATTGATGCGCGCACCAACTACATCCTGGAGCAGGCCAAAAACCGGCCCGTTTTGTCGGATGGGGCCGGCAACGCCAACTTCAACGTGGCCTTCCTGCCCACCAGCCTGGACGTGCGCGACTTGCAGGGCCCCAACGGCAACGGCACGCTGGCCAACGGCAACGAGCTGACGTTCAACACCGGTAACCTGTACAACACCAACCCTTATTTCGCGGCCAACCAGTTCGTCAGCAACACCCGCCGCGAGCGGATGCTCTCCAACCTGACGGCCCGCTATAACTTCGATTTTGGCCTGTTTTTGCAGGGCCGCCTCGGGCGTGACGCCTACAACGACCGCATCACGACCGTGACGCCCTCGGGCACGGCCTACCGCCCCTCGGGCAGCATCACGGAAATCACCAACCAGTTCACCGACCTCAACGCCGACGTGCTGGCCGGCAAGACCTTCAAGGTGGGCGAAGACTTCACGTTCGCGCCCAACGTGGGCGCCAGCTACCGCCGCACCAAGCAGGAAGGCTTCCAGAACTTTGGCAACGACTTCGCCGTGTTCGGCATCAACCAGTTGAGCAACACCAAGACGCGCTCGGTAGCCCCCATCTTCTACGACCTGGAGGTGCAGTCGGTGTACGGCTCGGCGGACTTCTCCTACAAGGATTTTCTGTTTCTAACGGGCACCGTGCGGCGCGACTGGTTCTCGTCACTGGCCACGCCCGGCGTTGAAGGCAAAGACCTTGGAAAAACGTATCCTGGTGTAAGCGGCTCGTTTGTGTTCTCGGAGCTGTTCAAGCCCGCTTTCCTCTCGTTTGGCAAAGTCCGGGCCGGCTACTCGAAAGTAGGGCAAGCTACTGGCCCCTTCCGCACACAGCTCAATTACTCCCTAGGTTCGACTACGCTCAACGGAGTGCCCTACGGGGGCCCCTCCGACTCCAGTATCCCTAACCCTAATTTAAAAGCATCGGAGGCTACCGAGTTAGAAGTAGGCACCGAATTAGCTTTTCTGCAAAACCGGCTGCGGCTCGACCTGACCTTCTACAAGAAGAACTCGACCGGCGAGATTGTGGACGCTCCTTCCTCGATTACATCGGGTTACTCGAGCGCGGTATTGAACGCGGGCCGGTTGGAAAACAAGGGCGTGGAAATGTTGCTGACCGTGCTGCCGGTGCGCAGCGCTAAGTTCACCTGGACTTCTTCGTTTAACGCGGCCTACAATAAGAGCACGGTGCTCTCGCTGGCCGCCGACCAAACGCAGTCGGTGTACGCCACGTCGCGCTCGGGGGCGGGCTTCCTGGGGCAGGTGGTGGGCAAGCCCTTCGGGCAAGTGCTGGCCTACGACTACCAATACAACACGGACGGAAGCATTGCGCTGGCCCCCAGCGGCGTGCCGGCCCGCGGCAACCTCACCTCCTACGGCACCGCCTACCACCCCTGGACGATGGGCTGGAGCAACGACTTTACGCTCGGCAACATTAACCTGGGCGTGCTGATTGACGGCAAGTTTGGGGGCAAAATCTTCTCCACCACCGACTACTACGCCACCATCTACGGCCTGCGCAAGGAAACGCTGGTGAACCGCGAGGGCAACTTCGGCACCGCCGCCAGCCCCATCAACGCCCAAACCTACTACGGCACGCTGGCCGACAACGTGAGCAAGCAGTTCGTGCAGGACGCCAGCTTCATCAAGCTGCGCCAGGTCACGCTGGGATACTCATTTCCGACCAAGCTGTTCAACAACCACGTGCAGCGCCTGACCCTGAGCCTGGTGGCGCGCAACCTGTTTTACTTCCGCCGCCTCACCGACAACATCGACCCCGAGGGCAGCTACAACGCCTTCACGCAGGGCCTGGAGCTGGGCGGCGTACCGCCGTCGCGCACGTTCGGCCTCAACCTGAACGCGAAGATTTAG
- a CDS encoding IS5 family transposase, protein MATTRCYPSDISDDEWAFVCPYLCLMREDAPQREHPLRALFNGLRYLAHTGCPWRYLPHDLPPWAAVYQQWERWRDARVFERIVHDLNELQRMLLGRAATPTAVIFDGRTLQSTPESGHRAGYDGAKRRKGSKAHIAVDTLGHLLSVVVTPANEQERAQVGELCRQVQEVTGQTVEVSFGDQGYTGEDPEYEAAVHDIDLQVIMKPEGQTGFVLLPRRWVVERSFAWCSRFRRLARDHERLSQTLQQLHFVVFACIMLARHASST, encoded by the coding sequence ATGGCGACAACGCGGTGTTACCCCAGTGATATTTCGGACGATGAATGGGCATTTGTGTGCCCCTACCTGTGCTTGATGCGTGAAGATGCGCCCCAACGGGAACACCCGTTGCGCGCCCTCTTTAATGGCTTGCGCTATCTGGCCCACACAGGTTGCCCCTGGCGTTACCTGCCCCACGACCTGCCGCCCTGGGCGGCCGTGTACCAGCAATGGGAGCGCTGGCGGGACGCCCGCGTATTCGAACGTATCGTACACGACTTGAATGAGTTGCAGCGAATGTTACTGGGCCGGGCAGCTACACCCACGGCCGTCATTTTTGACGGGCGCACGCTGCAAAGCACGCCTGAGAGTGGACACCGGGCGGGCTATGACGGAGCCAAACGGCGCAAGGGAAGTAAAGCGCACATCGCCGTGGATACGCTGGGCCACCTGCTGAGCGTGGTCGTCACCCCGGCTAATGAGCAGGAGCGGGCGCAGGTGGGCGAGCTATGTCGGCAGGTGCAGGAAGTGACGGGTCAAACGGTCGAGGTCAGCTTCGGCGACCAGGGGTATACGGGGGAGGACCCGGAGTACGAAGCGGCGGTGCATGACATTGACTTGCAAGTAATTATGAAACCAGAAGGGCAGACTGGTTTTGTATTATTGCCCCGCCGGTGGGTGGTCGAACGCAGCTTTGCCTGGTGCAGCCGCTTTCGGCGGCTGGCCCGCGACCACGAGCGCTTGAGTCAGACCTTACAGCAGCTTCATTTTGTCGTTTTTGCCTGTATTATGCTCGCCCGACACGCTTCAAGTACATAA